Genomic segment of Pseudobdellovibrionaceae bacterium:
TCCCAGCGGGTACAACGATCCATAACGTGGAGTTGCGTCCTGGCAAAGGTGGTCAGTTAGTTCGTGGTGCAGGTGTTGGTGCCTCTTTGGTGGCTAAACTTGGAAAATACTGCCAAGTTAAATTGCCAAGTGGTGAAGTTCGTTTAGTGCTTTCCACTTGTAAGGCTACAATTGGTCAAGTGGGCAATACAGATCATGAAAATATTAAATTAGGTAAAGCTGGTCGTAAAAGATGGATGGGTATTAGACCTACAGTTCGCGGTATGGCGATGAACCCTATTGATCACCCACTTGGTGGTGGTGAAGGTGTGGGTAAAGGACATCACCCAGTGAGTCCATGGGGTCAACCTTCTAAGGGTTACAAAACTAGAAAAAATAAACGCACTAGCAATATGATTGTTAAGAGAAGAAGTAAGTAAGGAGTAGATTGTGTCTAGATCATTAAAAAAAGGTCCATTTGTTGATGAGCATCTGATGAAGAAAATTGAAAACGCAATTTCTACAGGTGACAAAAAAGTGATTAAAACTTGGTCGCGCAGATCTACTGTACTTCCTGAGTGCACAGGTCTTACGTTTGCAGTTCACAACGGTCGTAAGTTTGTCCCAGTTTACGTTCAAGACAATATGGTAGGTCACAAGTTCGGTGAATTTGCTCCTACTAGAACATACACTGGTCATGGCGATAAAAAAGGTAAATAGGTCGGAGTAAAAAATGGAAGTAAAAGCTAGTTTAAAATATGCACGAATTGGAACACAGAAAGCACGTTTAGTGGCTGATTTGGTTCGTGGTAAAGACGTGAATGAGGCTCTTCAAACTTTGGCCTTCACTGAAAAGAAAGGTGCCGTTTTGATTAAGAAGTTAATCGAATCTGGTGTTGCCAATGCTGAGCAAAAGAAAGTGATTGATGTGGACAATCTTTATGTAAAGACCATCACAGTAGATCAAGGTCCAATGCTAAAAAGATTTACACCAAGAGCAAAGGGCAGTGCTTCAGGTATTTTGAAGAAAATGAGTCACATCAACATCGTTTTGGATGAAAGATAAGGAAGGCGGGAAAACATGGGTCAAAAGGTTAATCCAATTGGTTTAAGAGTCGGTGTTATCAGAACTTGGGATTCTCGCTGGTATTCCAAAGGTAAAGAGTACGCTACAAACTTACACGAAGATTACAAATTAAGAGAATATGTAAAAAAACAATTAAAACACGCAGGTGTATCTAAAGTTGAAATCGAAAGATCGGCACAAAAAGTAAAAGTGATCGTTTCAACTGCACGTCCTGGTGTGGTGATCGGTAAAAAAGGTTCTGGTATCGATCAATTAAGAGTGCAATTGCAAGCCTTAACCACAAGTGAAGTGCATGTGAGCATTCAAGAGGTGCGTAAACCTGATGTGGATGCTCAATTGGTGGCTTCTAACATTGCTATGCAACTTGAGAAAAGAATTTCATGGAGAAGAGCTTTAA
This window contains:
- the rplB gene encoding 50S ribosomal protein L2, coding for MGIRVLRPRHNSLRNRSVSDFKEITKATPEKSLTEPLNKKASRNNFGRITMRHAGGGHKRRYRVIDFKRIKRDIEGTVAAIEYDPNRTCRIALINYPDGDKAYILAPVGLEVGSKVISSNKADIKPGNCLDLAVIPAGTTIHNVELRPGKGGQLVRGAGVGASLVAKLGKYCQVKLPSGEVRLVLSTCKATIGQVGNTDHENIKLGKAGRKRWMGIRPTVRGMAMNPIDHPLGGGEGVGKGHHPVSPWGQPSKGYKTRKNKRTSNMIVKRRSK
- the rpsS gene encoding 30S ribosomal protein S19; translated protein: MSRSLKKGPFVDEHLMKKIENAISTGDKKVIKTWSRRSTVLPECTGLTFAVHNGRKFVPVYVQDNMVGHKFGEFAPTRTYTGHGDKKGK
- the rplV gene encoding 50S ribosomal protein L22; this encodes MEVKASLKYARIGTQKARLVADLVRGKDVNEALQTLAFTEKKGAVLIKKLIESGVANAEQKKVIDVDNLYVKTITVDQGPMLKRFTPRAKGSASGILKKMSHINIVLDER
- the rpsC gene encoding 30S ribosomal protein S3; this translates as MGQKVNPIGLRVGVIRTWDSRWYSKGKEYATNLHEDYKLREYVKKQLKHAGVSKVEIERSAQKVKVIVSTARPGVVIGKKGSGIDQLRVQLQALTTSEVHVSIQEVRKPDVDAQLVASNIAMQLEKRISWRRALKKAIAAASRGGVRGIKVQVSGRLDGAEIARTEWYNEKSVPLHTLRADIDYGTAEALTAYGIIGMKVWIYRGDVLSMKEVEEAGRVKS